Part of the Limihaloglobus sulfuriphilus genome is shown below.
CAAAACCCGCACCGATATACGTGATTGCGGGAAAGGATTCATTTCTGGTTTCACGCCAGCTGGAGCCGATTATAGATTCACTGCTCGAACCCGACGAAAAGGAGATGGGCTACCTCGTAGTGGAAGGTGCCAAAGCCGATGCCGCGGAGATTCTCGATGAACTGCGAACCTTGCCGTTCCTTTCATCAAGGCGTGTGGTGTATGTGCGGCAGGCGGATTCATTTGTGAGCGATAACCGCCCGGTACTCGAAAACTATCTTGACTCTCCGGCTAAAAGCGGCGTGCTTATTATGCACGTTGAAACATGGAGAAAGAACACAAAACTTGCAAAAAAAGTTGACCAGTGCGGCGTCGCCATAGATACCGGCGAGATAAAGCCCTGGGAGCTTGCGGATTTTGCCCTGCGGTACGCACAATCCGAACACGGCAAAACCCTGACAAAACGTTCTGCTGAGCTGCTTGTCGAGTTTACAGGCGATGAACCCGGAAGAATCTGCTCTGAAATAGACAAACTTGCGGTGTACGCTATCAATGACAAAAACATCACCGAAGAGCATATATCGACACTTACCGGAAACAACCGCGAATATGACATATTCAAGGTCATTGATGCTATGGCAACGGCCAACACTTCACAGGCGGTAGCAAGACTGAGAAACATGTTCACCGCCAGCCCGGACGCGGCATTTACAGTGGTAGCAGCACTTGCATCGCATTTTAGACGCATGTTCAGGGTCAAAAACCTTCAGCAGCAGCGATTGTCTCAACAGCAGATATGCACTAAAATGGGAATGAGCAGCTGGTGGCTGAATAAATTTCTTCGGCAGGCAAACCTTCAAAAGTGGCAGTTCAGTGACCTGGCAGGAATCATTAAAGCCCTTGCCAGAACAGATTATGAGGCCAAAACAGGACAGACTGACCTTACAGCCGCCGTTGAGCAAATCATTGTAAAGGCGTGCCTGCGAATGAAACGGCGATGAAGGGAGCTCTGCCTTCTGATCAGCCTTCGGCTTTTGCCGGCTCAGCCGGCTGATTAGGCTGCTCTTTTGCCGCCTCGGACGGTTTTTCAGCCTCCTCTTTTGCCGGCTCAGGCTGTTGAGCCTTTTCCTGCTCCTGAGGATTAACCAGTTTAGAACGCCAATCACCCAGACGTTTATTCCAGTCAGCCCTGGTCTTTTCCGGGTCTATCTCACTAAGCCGCTTTAGAAGATCATGTTTCGCGGCCGATTTTACTTCCGGATTGCTGAAATACTCGTCAAGCGGTTTCACAAGACCACCCTTATCAGCCGTATCGCCCGCATCTACTAAAACCTTTGCGGCAGCGGCAATGCTGTCTGCGTCCCCTGCCGCGGCGGCAGCATTCATTATTTCAAGAAGCAGCTCTTCGTGATTTGGCCAGGCACCGGCGGCCGCAAACTTTTCAAGATATTTGATCGCGCGGGCAAAATCATTCTGCTTAAGACAATAACGTACAAGCATTACACGAACGTCTGTCTGGATTGGAGCCTTACTCTCGGCTATCTCAAGCAGACCTGTTTTGTGTTCGGCTTTCAAATCACTTTCG
Proteins encoded:
- the holA gene encoding DNA polymerase III subunit delta, whose translation is MAKQKQTKPAPIYVIAGKDSFLVSRQLEPIIDSLLEPDEKEMGYLVVEGAKADAAEILDELRTLPFLSSRRVVYVRQADSFVSDNRPVLENYLDSPAKSGVLIMHVETWRKNTKLAKKVDQCGVAIDTGEIKPWELADFALRYAQSEHGKTLTKRSAELLVEFTGDEPGRICSEIDKLAVYAINDKNITEEHISTLTGNNREYDIFKVIDAMATANTSQAVARLRNMFTASPDAAFTVVAALASHFRRMFRVKNLQQQRLSQQQICTKMGMSSWWLNKFLRQANLQKWQFSDLAGIIKALARTDYEAKTGQTDLTAAVEQIIVKACLRMKRR